One Longimicrobium sp. genomic window carries:
- a CDS encoding polymer-forming cytoskeletal protein: MHTDRMNRGFAAVAFAALAALLGTAHAVPAQDTLEAGARPAAEIRRGGDRIVVGRDVEIGPDEVVEGKVVVTGGDLEVRGRVQGNVTVVGGDLRIVRGAAVGGSVQVSGGDLDNAGVVNGDARVLGGRLVNHHGRVLGEMRVEGGEERMAGRRTAGDGRLRMKNRSFLGQFSDGLSGLLSTIALGLLLAGIGAAAVFYAHPRLDRVSDSVRADTLRAGALGVATSFLIFPAYVVGGVILVLTLIGIPLLLVFLPLFPILVMAAGAFGLVAVAHALGERTAERRGNWDAQYRNSYAYVFTGLAVMLAPLIAANLLKMTVFLGFAGGLLEFLAKMGLAFAAAVGIGALLLTRAGAGGQWQWRRTRDYDPIFDGPAGGSGTGV; encoded by the coding sequence ATGCACACTGATCGGATGAACCGCGGGTTCGCGGCCGTCGCATTCGCCGCGCTCGCGGCGCTGCTGGGAACGGCGCACGCCGTGCCCGCCCAGGACACGCTCGAGGCCGGCGCCCGCCCCGCCGCCGAGATCCGCCGCGGAGGCGACCGCATCGTGGTCGGCCGCGACGTGGAGATCGGGCCCGACGAGGTGGTGGAAGGAAAGGTGGTGGTCACCGGCGGCGATCTGGAGGTGCGGGGCCGCGTGCAGGGGAACGTCACCGTCGTCGGCGGCGACCTGCGCATCGTGCGGGGCGCGGCCGTGGGCGGCAGCGTGCAGGTGAGCGGCGGGGACCTGGACAACGCCGGGGTGGTGAACGGCGACGCCCGCGTGCTCGGCGGGCGGCTGGTGAACCACCACGGGCGCGTGCTCGGCGAGATGCGGGTGGAGGGCGGCGAGGAGCGCATGGCCGGCCGCCGCACCGCCGGCGACGGACGCCTGCGCATGAAGAACCGCAGCTTCCTGGGGCAGTTCAGCGACGGGCTCTCGGGGCTTCTTTCCACCATCGCGCTGGGGCTGCTCCTGGCCGGCATCGGCGCGGCGGCGGTCTTCTACGCACACCCGCGGCTGGACCGGGTGAGCGACTCCGTGAGGGCGGACACGCTGCGGGCCGGCGCGCTGGGGGTTGCCACCAGCTTCCTGATCTTCCCGGCGTACGTCGTGGGGGGCGTGATCCTGGTGCTCACCCTCATCGGCATCCCTCTCCTCCTGGTCTTCCTGCCGCTCTTCCCCATCCTGGTGATGGCGGCCGGGGCGTTCGGGCTGGTGGCGGTGGCGCACGCACTGGGCGAGCGCACGGCCGAGCGGCGCGGCAACTGGGACGCGCAGTACCGCAACTCGTACGCGTACGTCTTCACCGGCCTGGCGGTCATGCTGGCCCCCCTGATCGCCGCGAACCTGCTGAAGATGACCGTCTTCCTGGGCTTCGCCGGCGGGCTGCTGGAGTTCCTGGCGAAGATGGGGCTCGCGTTTGCCGCGGCGGTGGGGATCGGGGCGCTCCTCCTGACGCGCGCCGGCGCCGGCGGGCAGTGGCAGTGGCGCCGCACGCGCGACTACGACCCGATCTTCGATGGGCCGGCGGGTGGGAGCGGTACCGGTGTTTGA
- a CDS encoding LiaF domain-containing protein: protein MFERIAGPRVRRAAGAAALLAAIALPVWAQQTWRTMTSARQVAGERRLAVDVEYGAGRLRVQPERGNLLYRMEMRYDAQSASPVTSYDRRTGRLRLGAEGRKGRNNREDSRGEGRADIALTPAVPMSLKLSFGAGEADVKLGGLALEELDISTGASETRISFDRPNRTAARAVTLEAGAASLVVTGLANARTQRIDFEGGVGETTLDFGGAWTRDARATVKMGLGSVTLRLPRTVGVRIVKESFLASFDSNGMVKRGNAWYSRGYERAPRKLDIQIEAALGSIEVDWID, encoded by the coding sequence GTGTTTGAGCGGATCGCCGGCCCTCGCGTGCGCCGGGCTGCCGGCGCCGCGGCTCTCCTCGCCGCCATCGCGCTCCCGGTTTGGGCGCAGCAGACGTGGCGGACGATGACGTCCGCGCGGCAGGTGGCGGGGGAGCGGCGGCTGGCGGTGGACGTGGAGTACGGGGCCGGGCGCCTGCGGGTACAGCCGGAGCGCGGCAACCTGCTCTACCGCATGGAGATGCGCTACGACGCCCAGTCGGCTTCCCCCGTCACCTCGTACGACCGCCGCACGGGCCGGCTGCGCCTGGGGGCGGAGGGCCGGAAGGGCCGCAACAACCGCGAGGACAGCCGCGGCGAGGGCCGCGCCGACATCGCCCTCACCCCCGCCGTGCCCATGTCGCTGAAGCTGTCCTTCGGCGCCGGCGAGGCGGACGTGAAGCTGGGCGGGCTCGCGCTGGAGGAGCTGGACATCTCCACCGGCGCCAGCGAGACGCGCATCAGCTTCGACCGCCCCAACCGCACCGCGGCCCGCGCCGTGACGCTGGAGGCGGGCGCCGCGAGCCTGGTGGTGACCGGCCTGGCCAACGCGCGCACCCAGCGCATCGACTTCGAGGGCGGCGTCGGCGAGACGACGCTGGACTTCGGCGGCGCGTGGACGCGCGATGCGCGGGCCACGGTCAAGATGGGGCTCGGCTCCGTGACGCTGCGCCTTCCGCGCACGGTCGGCGTGCGGATCGTAAAGGAGTCCTTCCTGGCGTCCTTCGACAGCAATGGGATGGTGAAGCGCGGCAACGCGTGGTACTCGCGCGGCTACGAGCGCGCCCCCCGCAAGCTGGACATCCAAATCGAAGCCGCCCTCGGCTCCATCGAGGTGGACTGGATCGACTGA
- a CDS encoding Mrp/NBP35 family ATP-binding protein translates to MTNEQRDQVLRRVAAALTRVIHPTTGEDVVSSGRVRELDVGEDGLVRFRFALQADDPGTLVRQARSAAERVEGVERVKIDISLPATGAPMKKGAARAGTVPAPTPNSGLLPRVKRIIAVSSGKGGVGKSTVAVNLAAALAAGGRRVGVLDADVYGPNVPIMFGETRQPHVTDDKKLLPLEAHGVRLMSLGFLLQPDQAAIMRGPMIAGILKQFIEQVEWGELDVMIVDMPPGTGDAQLSLVQTLRLDGVVMVTTPQDVSTGDVLRGIKMFEKTNTRVLGVVENMSGFICPCCGERYEIFGRAGGTRLAGQTGVEFLGDVPLEMRVRQGGDSGVPVVVSEPDSPAGQALRKVAARVAALVEA, encoded by the coding sequence ATGACCAACGAACAGCGTGACCAGGTCCTCCGGCGCGTCGCGGCGGCCCTCACGCGGGTGATCCACCCCACCACCGGCGAGGACGTCGTCTCCTCCGGCCGCGTCCGCGAGCTGGACGTGGGCGAGGACGGGCTGGTCCGCTTCCGCTTCGCCCTGCAGGCCGACGACCCCGGGACGCTCGTGCGCCAGGCCCGCTCCGCCGCCGAGCGCGTGGAGGGGGTGGAGCGCGTCAAGATCGACATCTCGCTCCCCGCCACGGGAGCGCCGATGAAAAAGGGCGCCGCGCGCGCCGGCACCGTCCCCGCGCCGACGCCGAACTCGGGGCTCCTTCCGCGGGTCAAGCGCATCATCGCCGTCTCCTCCGGGAAGGGCGGGGTGGGGAAGAGCACCGTCGCCGTGAACCTGGCCGCCGCCCTTGCGGCCGGCGGCAGGCGCGTGGGGGTGCTGGACGCGGACGTGTACGGCCCCAACGTCCCCATCATGTTCGGCGAGACGCGACAGCCGCACGTGACCGACGACAAGAAGCTCCTGCCGCTGGAGGCGCACGGCGTCCGCCTGATGTCGCTCGGCTTCCTCCTGCAGCCGGACCAGGCGGCCATCATGCGCGGCCCCATGATCGCCGGCATCCTGAAGCAGTTCATCGAACAGGTCGAATGGGGCGAGCTGGACGTGATGATCGTCGACATGCCCCCCGGCACCGGCGACGCGCAGCTCTCCCTGGTGCAGACGCTCCGCCTGGACGGCGTGGTGATGGTGACCACCCCGCAGGACGTCTCCACCGGCGACGTGCTGCGCGGCATCAAGATGTTCGAGAAGACCAACACGCGCGTCCTTGGCGTGGTGGAGAACATGAGCGGCTTCATCTGCCCCTGCTGCGGCGAGCGCTACGAGATCTTTGGCCGCGCCGGCGGAACGCGCCTCGCCGGCCAGACCGGCGTCGAGTTCCTGGGCGACGTTCCCCTGGAGATGCGCGTGCGCCAGGGCGGCGACTCCGGCGTCCCCGTCGTCGTCTCCGAGCCCGATTCCCCCGCTGGCCAGGCCCTCCGCAAAGTCGCCGCCCGCGTCGCCGCGCTCGTGGAGGCGTGA
- a CDS encoding NifU family protein gives MVEQIEDTLDTIRPALRGDGGDVEFVGYDDAQGVVQLRLMGACSSCPISTMTVKQGIERRIKQVIPEVREVQAV, from the coding sequence ATCGTCGAGCAGATCGAAGACACTCTGGACACCATCCGCCCCGCCCTGCGCGGCGACGGCGGAGACGTGGAGTTCGTGGGATACGACGACGCACAGGGCGTGGTGCAGCTCCGCCTGATGGGCGCGTGCAGCTCGTGCCCGATCTCGACGATGACGGTGAAGCAGGGGATCGAGCGGCGGATCAAGCAGGTGATTCCGGAAGTCCGCGAAGTCCAGGCGGTCTGA
- the pruA gene encoding L-glutamate gamma-semialdehyde dehydrogenase yields the protein MNSVTQVPAPRNEPVLSYAPGSPERAELKAALARMAGEEIEIPLIIGGKEVRTGNTERQVMPHDHGHVLATYHKAGPDEVRQAIHASREAQKEWMHWPWEDRLAVFQRAAELLATRYRPVLNAATMLGQSKTAYQAEIDSACELIDFWRWNTHFAEKIYSEQPVSGPGMWNRMDHRPLEGFIYAVTPFNFTAIGGNLPTAPAMMGNVALWKPSNAAVYSNYYIMKILQEAGLPDGVINFIPGDPGPITDILVAHRDLAGIHFTGSTSVFHTLWKTVGERIASYKSYPRLVGETGGKDFILAHASADVDALATAIVRGGFEYQGQKCSAASRVFVPDSIWPQVRERTVEMLSKIRVGDVRDFRNFMGAVIDRKAFDKITGYIQHAKESKGIEIIHGGTSDDSKGYFIDPTLVQVEDSAYRLMCEEVFGPVLALHVYPERDWERIMDVVDAGTPYALTGAVFSNERKPIVEADRRLRNSAGNFYINDKPTGAVVGQQPFGGGRASGTNDKAGSVLNMVRWISPRAIKETLAPAQRFEYPFMDAE from the coding sequence ATGAACAGCGTTACACAGGTTCCAGCTCCGCGCAACGAGCCGGTGCTGTCGTATGCCCCCGGGAGCCCCGAGCGCGCCGAGCTCAAGGCCGCGCTGGCGCGGATGGCGGGGGAAGAGATCGAGATTCCGCTCATCATCGGGGGCAAGGAAGTCCGCACCGGCAACACCGAGCGCCAGGTGATGCCGCACGACCACGGGCACGTCCTGGCGACGTACCACAAGGCAGGGCCCGACGAGGTCCGCCAGGCGATCCACGCCTCGCGCGAGGCGCAGAAGGAGTGGATGCACTGGCCGTGGGAGGACCGTCTCGCCGTCTTCCAGCGCGCCGCGGAGCTGCTGGCCACGCGCTACCGCCCCGTGCTCAACGCCGCCACCATGCTGGGGCAGAGCAAGACGGCGTACCAGGCCGAGATCGACAGCGCCTGCGAGCTGATCGACTTCTGGCGCTGGAACACCCACTTCGCCGAAAAGATCTACAGCGAGCAGCCCGTGTCCGGCCCCGGGATGTGGAACCGGATGGACCACCGCCCGCTCGAGGGGTTCATCTACGCCGTCACCCCGTTCAACTTCACCGCCATCGGCGGGAACCTCCCCACCGCGCCGGCGATGATGGGGAACGTGGCGCTCTGGAAGCCGTCCAACGCGGCGGTCTACAGCAACTACTACATCATGAAGATCCTGCAGGAGGCCGGGCTTCCGGACGGGGTCATCAACTTCATCCCGGGCGACCCGGGGCCGATCACCGACATCCTGGTGGCGCACCGCGACCTGGCCGGCATCCACTTCACCGGCTCCACATCCGTCTTTCACACGCTCTGGAAGACGGTGGGGGAACGCATCGCGTCGTACAAGAGCTACCCGCGGCTGGTGGGCGAGACGGGGGGCAAGGACTTCATCCTGGCCCACGCCAGCGCCGACGTAGACGCGCTCGCCACCGCCATCGTGCGCGGCGGCTTCGAGTACCAGGGCCAGAAGTGCAGCGCCGCGTCGCGCGTCTTCGTGCCGGACTCCATCTGGCCGCAGGTGCGCGAGCGGACGGTGGAGATGCTGTCGAAGATCCGCGTGGGCGACGTGCGCGACTTCCGCAACTTCATGGGCGCGGTGATCGACCGGAAGGCGTTCGACAAGATCACCGGCTACATCCAGCACGCCAAGGAATCGAAGGGGATCGAGATCATCCACGGCGGCACCTCGGACGACTCGAAGGGCTACTTCATCGACCCCACGCTGGTGCAGGTGGAGGATTCCGCCTACCGGCTGATGTGCGAGGAGGTGTTCGGCCCGGTGCTCGCGCTGCACGTGTACCCGGAGCGCGACTGGGAGCGGATCATGGACGTGGTGGACGCCGGCACCCCGTACGCGCTCACGGGCGCCGTCTTCTCCAACGAGCGCAAGCCGATCGTGGAGGCCGACCGCCGGCTGCGCAACTCCGCCGGCAACTTCTACATCAACGACAAGCCCACCGGGGCCGTCGTCGGCCAGCAGCCCTTTGGCGGCGGGCGCGCGAGCGGCACCAACGACAAGGCGGGCTCCGTGCTCAACATGGTGCGCTGGATCAGCCCGCGCGCCATCAAGGAGACGTTGGCGCCGGCGCAGCGCTTCGAATACCCCTTCATGGACGCGGAGTAG
- a CDS encoding Ig-like domain-containing protein: MFRNAGKWFPVALLAIGMAACDESPVTLPDLPEATSFASTPAEIRLVVGGTATIPAQVLDQNGQVMTNAQAVFVSQDPSVATVDASGTVRAVSPGTTNITATFGQVTATTRIIVARNESAFIRTLDVAGDSVVIDVNSPPVELLVRSFTAGGVSTCPNLTITATDRTVANVTQGFNPCRLIIRGNFPGRTMVTVSAEGVSDSVRVIVAAANSRANFVNPVTQAQAGSTVPYTVRVTDEAGNPIAGTTVNFDVTAGRLSATSVVTDANGNATVQYTLPTNLRDAGSFQTISFATTLPNGAAITRSVSVNVTPGPTATLTLQLLADQFSGNATPITGSSISARVNTTLFIGATGEDQFGNRTNEDLTFAVTPPAVRTCGDNFAFPPGGGPAIEYTCIRSSTTGTSTFTATRPATGSQPAVSRSVSVVFTP, encoded by the coding sequence ATGTTCCGCAATGCAGGAAAGTGGTTCCCCGTCGCGCTGCTGGCGATCGGGATGGCCGCCTGCGACGAGTCGCCGGTGACCCTCCCTGACCTCCCCGAAGCGACTTCGTTCGCGAGCACGCCCGCCGAGATTCGCCTGGTGGTGGGTGGAACGGCGACGATCCCCGCACAGGTGCTGGACCAGAACGGTCAGGTGATGACGAACGCCCAGGCGGTGTTCGTCTCGCAAGATCCGTCGGTGGCGACGGTCGATGCCAGCGGGACTGTGCGCGCCGTGTCGCCGGGCACCACCAACATCACGGCGACGTTCGGCCAGGTCACGGCGACCACCCGCATCATCGTGGCCCGCAACGAGAGCGCCTTTATCCGTACTCTCGACGTGGCGGGCGACTCCGTGGTGATCGACGTGAACAGCCCGCCGGTCGAGCTTCTGGTGCGTTCCTTCACCGCGGGCGGTGTGTCGACGTGCCCGAACCTGACCATCACCGCGACGGATCGCACGGTGGCGAACGTCACCCAGGGGTTCAACCCGTGCCGCCTCATCATCCGGGGGAATTTCCCCGGGCGCACCATGGTGACCGTGTCGGCCGAGGGCGTGTCGGACAGCGTGCGGGTGATCGTGGCCGCCGCCAACTCGAGGGCGAACTTCGTCAATCCGGTCACGCAGGCTCAGGCGGGCAGCACCGTTCCGTACACGGTGCGGGTGACGGATGAAGCCGGGAATCCGATAGCCGGGACCACGGTGAACTTCGACGTTACCGCGGGCCGCCTTTCGGCCACCAGCGTAGTGACCGACGCCAACGGCAACGCCACCGTGCAGTACACGCTGCCGACCAACCTCCGCGACGCGGGGAGCTTCCAGACCATCTCGTTCGCCACCACGCTGCCGAACGGCGCGGCGATCACCCGGTCGGTCAGCGTCAACGTGACCCCGGGACCGACCGCGACCCTGACGCTGCAGCTGCTGGCCGATCAGTTCAGCGGCAACGCTACGCCGATCACGGGGAGCTCGATTTCGGCGCGCGTCAACACGACGCTGTTCATCGGCGCCACCGGTGAGGACCAGTTCGGCAACCGCACGAACGAAGACCTCACGTTCGCGGTGACCCCGCCGGCTGTCCGCACCTGTGGCGACAACTTCGCCTTCCCCCCGGGCGGCGGCCCTGCGATCGAGTACACGTGCATCCGCTCGTCCACGACCGGCACGTCGACCTTCACCGCGACGCGCCCAGCCACGGGCAGCCAGCCCGCGGTGTCGCGAAGCGTGAGCGTCGTCTTCACGCCCTGA
- a CDS encoding SH3 domain-containing protein yields MLRARFGPRAWMLCLLVLAPVPLAAQARVATLDAVRLRATPAATGAAVRTLDIAMPLTVEGAAAGEWVRVRTADGARGWVRRDLTVPYDAANPLPALRRITARSVAQEQAPFATRARLVNVLTDAAAAAAAPAARGELGLLRLRALQKALDEHARTSQGGSDARPLRDGRIRADSSEIAYGEPQGQWYVTADAFWALQRRYRALPIGEAIAWEAATQQLPGECEGDPTCLFGLAEITVARYLSLYPRGAHAPAALRRMVEVLGWVEEQSRGLEARFCTKTGADYTVKADRIAALGRTVDASAGADKARAATLVRTLARRCG; encoded by the coding sequence ATGCTTCGAGCACGATTCGGCCCGCGCGCGTGGATGCTGTGCCTCCTCGTCCTCGCCCCCGTACCGCTGGCGGCGCAGGCGCGCGTCGCGACGCTGGATGCGGTGCGGCTCCGCGCCACCCCCGCCGCGACCGGGGCGGCCGTGCGCACCCTGGACATCGCGATGCCGCTGACGGTGGAGGGTGCCGCCGCGGGCGAGTGGGTGCGCGTGCGCACGGCAGATGGCGCGCGCGGGTGGGTGCGGCGCGACCTGACGGTGCCGTACGACGCGGCGAACCCGCTCCCGGCGCTGCGCAGGATCACGGCGCGCTCGGTGGCGCAGGAGCAGGCGCCCTTTGCCACCCGCGCGCGGCTGGTGAACGTGCTCACCGATGCGGCGGCCGCGGCCGCAGCGCCCGCGGCCAGGGGCGAGCTCGGGCTGCTGCGCCTGCGCGCCCTCCAGAAGGCGCTGGACGAGCACGCGCGCACGTCGCAGGGCGGCTCCGACGCGCGCCCGCTGCGCGACGGCCGCATCCGCGCGGACAGCAGCGAGATCGCGTACGGTGAGCCGCAGGGGCAGTGGTACGTCACCGCCGACGCCTTCTGGGCGCTGCAGAGGCGGTATCGCGCTCTGCCGATCGGCGAGGCGATTGCGTGGGAGGCGGCCACCCAGCAGCTCCCCGGCGAGTGCGAGGGGGACCCGACCTGCCTCTTCGGCCTCGCGGAGATCACCGTGGCGCGCTACCTGTCGCTGTACCCGCGCGGCGCGCACGCACCGGCCGCGCTGCGGAGGATGGTGGAAGTGCTTGGCTGGGTGGAAGAGCAGTCGCGCGGTCTCGAGGCGCGGTTCTGCACAAAGACGGGCGCGGACTACACCGTGAAGGCGGACCGCATCGCCGCCCTCGGCCGCACCGTGGACGCCTCCGCCGGCGCGGACAAGGCTCGCGCCGCCACCCTCGTACGCACCCTGGCGCGGCGCTGCGGCTGA